The Cytobacillus oceanisediminis genomic interval ATGGATTTCCCCAATTGTCAGCTTCAGCTTTCCTTCAGCTGCATATGTCAATAATTCCTTCATGCTCGGCTGCAGCAGTTCGGGTTTTCTCATAATCTGCGGAAGGAAAAATCCGATGACTGATTGGTTCCGTCCCATTAAGGATGAAGGATAAAATCGGCTTTGCTCCCCGCTTGCCACACCATAAATGACAAGGCGGCCAAAAGTTGCAAGGCATTTCAGCGTTTTATTAAAAATTTCCCCGCCTGCCATTTCGAGTGCAACATTTACACCTTTTCCGCCTGTCGCTTCAAGTACTTCATTTTCCCAGCCTTCTTTTGTATAGTTTACGAGAACATCCGCTCCCATTTCTTTCGCAAGCTGAAGTTTTTCAACGGTGCTGGCTGTGGCGATGACGGTCCCTGCACCGAATAATTTTGCGAGCTGAACAGCAAGTGTTCCTACACCGCCTGCTGCTGCATGGACAAGGACGCTTTCACCCGCTTCAAGCCTGCCCATCGTTTTTAAAATATGATAGGCACTCAAGCCCTGCAGGGGCAGAGCCGCAGCCAGTTTGAAATCCAATCCTTCCGGCAGCGGTATCAGCCCTCTTTCATCTGCTGTTACAAACTCCGAGTAGCCACCTGATTCAATTAGCGTAACCACTCTTGTGCCAACAGGAATTTTCGCATCTTCACCTGCTGCAGCGACAACACCTGCTACTTCCGCACCAGGAATGAACGGCAGAGGAGTCGGCACGACGTATTGTCCTTCTCTTCTTGCCGTATCTGCATAGTTCACCCCAATGGCATGTACCTCGATTAATACTTCACGTCCAGTCGGCTGAGGCCGATCAAGTTCTATTAAGTTAAGGACTTCTGGTCCTCCATATTCTTTGAATTGGATGGCTTTCATTTTAAGACACTCCTTCTCAATAAATGTCTAGCAGCAATACTCCCCTTTTTCATATACAAGCTCAGCGATCCTTCTGTTCCTCGCACTTTCCTTCCCAAAGGAACTGAACCTGCTGCATTCCCGGGTGACTAATCCGATCAATTGACCTTTTTTCCCTTCTGAAGCCAATTCTAACGCAAGCTGACGGGATAGTCTTTCTGCATCCCATATCGCACCTTCGATAAACGTCCTTGTCAGAAGAATTTTCAATTCTTCTTTTTCTTCACCATTTTTTTGAATAGATTTATGAGTACGATAGACAGCCGATTCTGAAGCATACAGGGCAATGGCCAGATCGGCGAGCTTCATAAGTGCTTCCTGTTCATGAACAAGTGAGCTGCCAAATGCTTCATAGGCTAGTCCGGCGTTTAGGAGGAATAGGTTTCTTATCGTATCAACCGCTGCTCTTTCTTTCTCAAAAATGGCCTGGCCGTTTGGTTCAGGTTTGCTCAACTGAACAACAGCCTCCTCCACTCTTGCGGCTAAATCGATTTCACCCTTCAATGCTTTACGGAAAAGGTGTGTAGGAATCAGCAATCTATTAATTTCATTTGTTCCCTCAAAAATACGGTTAATGCGGGAATCACGATACATTTGTTCCACTCCGTATTCCTTGATGAATCCTGCTCCGCCATGAAGCTGCAGTGCTTCATCTGCCACATAGTCGAGTGTTTCCGAGCCAAACACCTTGCAGATGGCACATTCAGTGGCATATTCGCTCATTCTTTTTCCAATAAGCTTTAAATCAGATGAATCATATAAGTCTCCTAATGATTCTTCCAGCAGATTAGCGGTACGATACTGCAGCGATTCAGCAGCGTAGATTTTCCCTGCCATCTTTGCGATTTTTTCCTTGGTAGCCGGAAAATCAGCGATGGACTTTCCAAATTGCTTTCTTTCCCCTGTGAAATGAAGAGCTTTCTTCAATCCGGTTTTGGCTGCCCCCATGCACGCTGAACCTAAATTGAAGCGGCCCAGATTCAAGACGTTCAGAGCAATAATATGGCCTTTGCCCACTTCGCCAAGCAAATTTTCGGCTGGCACAGGACAATCTTCAAAAATGACCGATCTTGTTGAAGACCCTTTAATTCCCATCTTATTTTCTTCCGGGCCAAGGGAAAGCCCTGGTGTATGACGCTCAACGATAAACGCGGTAAAATGCTGGCCATCCACTTTAGCGTAAACAATAAACGTATCTGAAAATACAGCGTTGGTAATATAAATCTTGGTGCCATTTAAGATATAATGTGTTCCTTCTTCATTCAGAACAGCCGTTGTCTGGGAGGAAAGGGCATCTGAGCCTGCGTTTGGTTCTGTCAGGCAGTAAGCGCCAATATACTCACCTGAGGCAAGCTTCGGCAAATATTTTTCTTTTTGCTCCGGTGTTCCAAAGTAAGTGATAGGAAGGGTAGCAATGCAAGTATGGTTGGAGTGGGCAACCCCATAACCTCCTGATGAAGCAATGTTTTCACCGACAATCCCCTTGCTGATTTTATCCAGGCCAAGACCGCCGTATTTTTCAGGGATGCTATGTGCAAGCAGGCCAAGTCCGCCCGCCTTCCTCAGCAAATCCGTTACCAGCTCAAATTCCTGGTTTTCAATACGTTCCTTTTCAGGGTGAACCATTTTTTCAGTAAATTGTTTAGCAGTTCTGCCGATTAAGATATGCTCATCTGTAAAATTCTCTGGTGTGAAAAGTGTTTCAGGATTAAGCTTAGTGAACAAAAAACTCGCACCGCGATTGGCTGTATTTACTTCTCCCATGTACGGATTCACTCTCCTTTTAAAGCTGTCTGATGGATGACCGCTCTGCCATTTTTCAGAATAGGTACAATTGCTGCCACGTCAGTCTGTGAAGCGAACTCTAAATCTTCTGCCATCCCGTGCCGGGCAAAAAGCCTGCCTACCCTGGATGATGACAGGATATCAAAAGCGCTTCCTGATGCACCCCGGTAAAAATGCAAAGCTGCTTTTGCAGAATCGGTCATTTCCAATTGATCATATTCGGTTAAGCAGTCGATAAAGTGCCCTGCACCGTAAAAGTCCTCCAAACTGAATTCCCCCGAATTTCCTGAGCATATAACGATGACTGTCTCAGCTTCTCCCTTTATGGACTCTGCAACTGCCCGATTGTTTAAAAGTGAACTGATATAGACTTTTGAGGCACAGGCTGATTTTCTTAAAGCTACCGTTCCATTTGTTGTTGACAGGATCAGCTTCTTGCCGTTTATCATTTCCCGGAGGCGGCTTGGAATGGGATACACGAATCCATCAATCGGCTTCCCATGAATCTCGCCGGCAAGAACAAAGGTCTCCGGCTCCATGCCTGCAGCAACATTAATCCCTTCCGTAACATCCAATACAGGGATGACTTCGGCAGCTCCATTTGCCAGTGCTGAGGTAATCGTCGTGGTTGCCAAAAGAACATCCAAAACGACCGACACTTTACCGCCTTCACTTAATTTCTTTTCTGAAATATCCTCTTTCTTTAAAATCACATGTACTTTCTTCATCTCAGTTTTTCTCATTTGCAGCCTGTACAGCCTGTTTCAGGAGCACTTTAACGAATGAATTGAATTGTGAAAACCGGGGATCGCCTGTTTGGCCTTTCTTGTAGCGGTAATAGATTTGCTGGCAAATGACGGCGAGCTTAAAATAGGCAAATGTTAAATAAAAATCCATGCTGCTGAGATCTCGGCCAGTTTTTCTAGCATATGCCTCCATAAATTCCCTGCGGGAGTAAAAGCCATTTAAAACGGTTACTGGCGGTTTACCTAAGCCAAACTTGAGCAGATCAGGATCATCCCCCTGAATCCAATAGCTCATCGCTGCACCAAGGTCTGCCAGCGGATCGCCTGCCGTGGACATCTCCCAGTCAAACAGTCCGGCCATTTCTGTCATATCCTCATTGAACATAGCATTGTTCAGTTTGTAATCATAATGGATGATGGAAGGTTCCGGACTTACTGGGATATGATTGATCAGCCACTTTTTCAGTGTATCCGCTTCAGAAACTTCATCCGTCTTTGCCCGCTCATAACGGCCAATCCAGCCATGCACCTGCCTTCCCATAAATCCATCGGGATTGCTGATTTCCACTAAACCGGTACTTTTATAGTTAATGGAATGAAGTTCGGCAAGTTTATCAACCATAATTTGAGACAGCCTTCTGCAAACTCCCTCATCTGCATCCAGTCCTTCAGGAAAGGAGGTATCTAAAACAACTCCATGCCTTCTTTCCATAATGAAAAAAGCTGCTCCGGCGATTTCTTTATTATCTGTGAAAAGGAGCGGCTTCGGGGCTGCATTGAAAAAGGGATGGATCTCAGAAATCACTCTGAATTCCCTCTCCATGTCATGAGCTTTCGGTGCGACAGGTCCAAGCGGAGGTCTGCGGAGCACTGCTTCCCACTCTCCCATTTTCAGCTGATATGTCAGATTGGAGTGCCCTGCGGAAAACTGCAGAATCTCGAGTGGTTCATTTGGAAGATTCCCAATCTCGCTCCGCAGGAATTTTTCCAGTGCAGCGGTGTTCAATTGCTCCCCTTTTCTCACAGGAATGGTATCCTGGCTCATTTGCTGCGGCATGTGACTCCTCCTTTTTAAAAGAAAATTCAGATTTTTGAATTTATGTTTCCCTTAAATTTTGGTTAAGACCTTCCCGGAGAAGATCAGGTATGACAGCACTTTCCTGTTTGCCGAAATCAAAATAGACGATTACGGCGCTCCCTTTGGCAATGAGATCACCCGTCTGGGTGCAGACAATTTCATGATCCAGCTGAAAGCTTTTGGTGCCAATCCTTGATACCCGCGTTTTCACCGTAAGGATTTGGTTGAAATACCCCTGGCTTAGAAAGTCACACTTAGTCGAGGCCAGGATAAAGCTCCATTTTTTCACATCCATGCTGTAGCCAAGCGTCTCGAAATATTTCACTCGCGCTTCTTCAAGGTAAATAAAATAACTTGTATTGTTGACATGGCCAAGTGCATCAGTCTCGCAAAACCTCACTGTTACCTGCATTTCATGCATGGCGCCACCCCTTAACTCTTAATCTTGTTTGAAGGATACTCGTACCATCCCCTGCCTGTCTTTCTGCCCAATTCTCCTCTTTTCACTTTTTCGGCAACACAGTCGAAGGGTTTATCAGCAGGATCTCCCGTCTCGCGATAACGCTGATCCATTACATAATAGGCGACATCCAATCCGGATAAATCCATGAGCTCAAAAGGGCCGATTGGGTTATTCAATGCTTTCCGGCAGATGATATCAATATCTTTATAGTCTGCAATCCCCTGTTCATACAGAGCCACTGCCTCCTTTTGGAGCGCACCGAGAATGCGGTTTGCTACGAATCCGGAAATCTCCTTTTTCAGAAGGACGGCTGTCCTGTTGATTTTTTTACAGACTTCCATAGCTATTTGTGCGGTTTCTTCAGATGTCTGTTCACTCATTACTACTTCCACACAATCCATAACGAGAGGCGGGAAGAAGAAATGCATATTAACGACTTTTTCTGGCCGCTCCGTTTCACCAGCTATTAAACTATTTACGATTGTTGAACTATTGGTCGCAAAAATGGCATGTGGAGGGGCATACTGCTCCAGCTTGCTGAAGACCTCTTTTTTTACATCAAGTCTTTCTGTTACTGCTTCAATAATCAAGTCGGAGTTCCTTATACTTTCTTCAAGGCTGGTGGAAAAGCGCAGCCTATTAAATGCAGAAGCTTTAGCATCTTCTGCTAGTTTGCCCTTGGAGACCCATTTAGAGATAATCGTTTGAAGCTTTGCCTCAGCATCCTGCAATGCGTTTTCGTTTAAATCCTGGATAATCGTTTCAAATCCTCCCAGCGCACACAGCATTCCGATCTGGTGGCCCATCTGCCCGGCACCGATAACGGTAATTTGCTTAACATCATTTGCATTCATCTTTTCTCCTCCTTATACTGACCAGTTGGTATGTTAAGAGTAAGAGAGGCTGTGAGACATCCTCTCTTACTGTGAAAAATGGAATTCGCGGATAAAATCAAAATTTCGCGGTTATATTCAAGAATTCGCGGATAAATATAAAATTTTCGCCGATATATTGAAAAATTCGCGGATATCTAAATCTCGATTCCTTTTAAAATCATTTCCGTAAATATCCCTGCCACTTCCCGGTCAGATATAGATCCATCCGGATTGAACCACTGATAGCTCCAGTTGGTGACGCCCAGGATGCCAAAGGCAATAATCGGAGAGTTGAGATTCGCACGGAACTCTCCGTTCTGTTTGCCTTCTTCTATTAGTTTTTCGATATTCAGCCTGAACTGATCTCTTTTCGGAATGATTTCCGATAAGCTTTCCTCACTGAGGTTGCGCATTTCCCTAAAAAAGACTTTCGCGCTGGCTCCCTGTGTTTTTATATTACTGAGCAGCATTTGCACAATCGCAAAGAGTTTGTCTTTGCTGGATTTTGAATCATCCCCGAGGATTTCGTGCTGATTAGCCAGCATGTCATCAATGTAGCGAAGATGGATGTCCATCAAAAGTTCTTCTTTGCTGGAAAAATAGTAATAAAACGTCCCTTTCGTCACACCAATGCTGTCGACAATATCCTGAATCGATGTCTCGCTGAATCCTTTCTGATCAAATAGCCGGATGCTCTTTTCAGTAATTTTTTCTTTCAATGTTAGTCCCCGCTTCTGTTAGAAAATATCGACTGAATTATATCATAAAAATCAGTGACTCCGGACCTCATCCCGCAAAGCTCGACGAAGGATTTTTCCGACATTTGTCTTTGGAAGCTCATGGCGGAATTCTATGGCCGATGGGATTTTATAGGCAGCCAGGTTCTGCTTGCAATATGAAATGATTTCTTCTTCTGTCGTCGTTTTGCCAGCTTTCAGCACGACGAAAGCTTTTACTGTTTCACCCCGGTACGCATCCGGGACACCAATGACTACGGCCTCCTGAACTGCAGGATGCTCATAGAGCACTTCCTCAATATCGCGAGG includes:
- a CDS encoding quinone oxidoreductase family protein, translated to MKAIQFKEYGGPEVLNLIELDRPQPTGREVLIEVHAIGVNYADTARREGQYVVPTPLPFIPGAEVAGVVAAAGEDAKIPVGTRVVTLIESGGYSEFVTADERGLIPLPEGLDFKLAAALPLQGLSAYHILKTMGRLEAGESVLVHAAAGGVGTLAVQLAKLFGAGTVIATASTVEKLQLAKEMGADVLVNYTKEGWENEVLEATGGKGVNVALEMAGGEIFNKTLKCLATFGRLVIYGVASGEQSRFYPSSLMGRNQSVIGFFLPQIMRKPELLQPSMKELLTYAAEGKLKLTIGEIHPLEDAAKVHERMQSRQTKGKLILVPAR
- a CDS encoding acyl-CoA dehydrogenase family protein produces the protein MGEVNTANRGASFLFTKLNPETLFTPENFTDEHILIGRTAKQFTEKMVHPEKERIENQEFELVTDLLRKAGGLGLLAHSIPEKYGGLGLDKISKGIVGENIASSGGYGVAHSNHTCIATLPITYFGTPEQKEKYLPKLASGEYIGAYCLTEPNAGSDALSSQTTAVLNEEGTHYILNGTKIYITNAVFSDTFIVYAKVDGQHFTAFIVERHTPGLSLGPEENKMGIKGSSTRSVIFEDCPVPAENLLGEVGKGHIIALNVLNLGRFNLGSACMGAAKTGLKKALHFTGERKQFGKSIADFPATKEKIAKMAGKIYAAESLQYRTANLLEESLGDLYDSSDLKLIGKRMSEYATECAICKVFGSETLDYVADEALQLHGGAGFIKEYGVEQMYRDSRINRIFEGTNEINRLLIPTHLFRKALKGEIDLAARVEEAVVQLSKPEPNGQAIFEKERAAVDTIRNLFLLNAGLAYEAFGSSLVHEQEALMKLADLAIALYASESAVYRTHKSIQKNGEEKEELKILLTRTFIEGAIWDAERLSRQLALELASEGKKGQLIGLVTRECSRFSSFGKESARNRRIAELVYEKGEYCC
- a CDS encoding 2-phosphosulfolactate phosphatase, which encodes MKKVHVILKKEDISEKKLSEGGKVSVVLDVLLATTTITSALANGAAEVIPVLDVTEGINVAAGMEPETFVLAGEIHGKPIDGFVYPIPSRLREMINGKKLILSTTNGTVALRKSACASKVYISSLLNNRAVAESIKGEAETVIVICSGNSGEFSLEDFYGAGHFIDCLTEYDQLEMTDSAKAALHFYRGASGSAFDILSSSRVGRLFARHGMAEDLEFASQTDVAAIVPILKNGRAVIHQTALKGE
- a CDS encoding phosphotransferase family protein; protein product: MPQQMSQDTIPVRKGEQLNTAALEKFLRSEIGNLPNEPLEILQFSAGHSNLTYQLKMGEWEAVLRRPPLGPVAPKAHDMEREFRVISEIHPFFNAAPKPLLFTDNKEIAGAAFFIMERRHGVVLDTSFPEGLDADEGVCRRLSQIMVDKLAELHSINYKSTGLVEISNPDGFMGRQVHGWIGRYERAKTDEVSEADTLKKWLINHIPVSPEPSIIHYDYKLNNAMFNEDMTEMAGLFDWEMSTAGDPLADLGAAMSYWIQGDDPDLLKFGLGKPPVTVLNGFYSRREFMEAYARKTGRDLSSMDFYLTFAYFKLAVICQQIYYRYKKGQTGDPRFSQFNSFVKVLLKQAVQAANEKN
- a CDS encoding acyl-CoA thioesterase; this translates as MHEMQVTVRFCETDALGHVNNTSYFIYLEEARVKYFETLGYSMDVKKWSFILASTKCDFLSQGYFNQILTVKTRVSRIGTKSFQLDHEIVCTQTGDLIAKGSAVIVYFDFGKQESAVIPDLLREGLNQNLRET
- a CDS encoding 3-hydroxyacyl-CoA dehydrogenase family protein, which codes for MNANDVKQITVIGAGQMGHQIGMLCALGGFETIIQDLNENALQDAEAKLQTIISKWVSKGKLAEDAKASAFNRLRFSTSLEESIRNSDLIIEAVTERLDVKKEVFSKLEQYAPPHAIFATNSSTIVNSLIAGETERPEKVVNMHFFFPPLVMDCVEVVMSEQTSEETAQIAMEVCKKINRTAVLLKKEISGFVANRILGALQKEAVALYEQGIADYKDIDIICRKALNNPIGPFELMDLSGLDVAYYVMDQRYRETGDPADKPFDCVAEKVKRGELGRKTGRGWYEYPSNKIKS
- a CDS encoding TetR/AcrR family transcriptional regulator, encoding MKEKITEKSIRLFDQKGFSETSIQDIVDSIGVTKGTFYYYFSSKEELLMDIHLRYIDDMLANQHEILGDDSKSSKDKLFAIVQMLLSNIKTQGASAKVFFREMRNLSEESLSEIIPKRDQFRLNIEKLIEEGKQNGEFRANLNSPIIAFGILGVTNWSYQWFNPDGSISDREVAGIFTEMILKGIEI